A section of the Clostridium omnivorum genome encodes:
- a CDS encoding GNAT family N-acetyltransferase gives MSLENIRTERLVLIPVTLDITRSLMQRKTDQLEKLGIVTDGAWPTDDTMDILPIINKSLEKDKVPSGFEFWMIVKKDNFKVIGDIGFHGKPDEKGEVEIGFGLIADERAKGYGYEALRAIMDWTLSQESVNIIKADCLVENKPSASILEKAGMKEINRDKCLIYWELVK, from the coding sequence ATGAGCTTAGAAAACATTAGAACAGAGAGATTAGTACTTATACCAGTAACCTTAGATATAACTAGATCTTTAATGCAGAGGAAAACTGACCAGCTTGAAAAGCTTGGCATTGTAACAGATGGAGCATGGCCTACAGATGATACTATGGACATATTGCCAATTATAAATAAATCATTAGAAAAAGATAAAGTTCCAAGCGGTTTTGAGTTTTGGATGATTGTAAAAAAGGATAATTTCAAAGTTATAGGTGACATCGGTTTTCATGGTAAGCCTGATGAAAAAGGCGAAGTGGAAATAGGCTTCGGGTTAATAGCAGATGAGAGAGCAAAGGGATATGGGTATGAGGCATTAAGGGCTATTATGGATTGGACACTTTCTCAAGAAAGCGTGAATATAATTAAAGCAGATTGTTTAGTAGAAAATAAACCTTCAGCTTCAATATTAGAAAAAGCAGGCATGAAAGAAATAAATAGAGATAAGTGTTTAATTTATTGGGAATTAGTTAAATAA